The nucleotide window GATACGAAGACGCGTTTTGTAAGTTTTATGGGAGAAAACCAGCGTTTTGATTTGGCGATTATTCAAACGGGAGGGCATTACGGCAAACACCTTGTGCTCGATATGCAGGGCAACCGGTTTGCCATTATTGGCCCTGATGATCTCGATGAGGAAGGTTATTTAGAATACGCATTTCAACTTTCAGAAGAAGATGCAGAAGAAATGCGCTCTTTCCTTTATGAAATCATCTAATTTTTTCTCATCATTATTTTTGCTGGCAGCGAAAAT belongs to Bacillus methanolicus and includes:
- a CDS encoding DUF3055 domain-containing protein, which encodes MTNRFFLYDDTEDTKTRFVSFMGENQRFDLAIIQTGGHYGKHLVLDMQGNRFAIIGPDDLDEEGYLEYAFQLSEEDAEEMRSFLYEII